Proteins found in one Herbiconiux sp. A18JL235 genomic segment:
- a CDS encoding deoxyribodipyrimidine photo-lyase: MSESTSVMWFRDDLRVRDNPALRAAVEHGGPIVCLYVLDDESENLRPLGGASRWWLHGSLSALAEELRELGLSLTLRRGPAGEVVRGVVDETDAGAVFWNRRYGEAERAIDTDLKSTLKDERGLDVRSFQANLLAEPWTVQTGQGGWYKVFTPFYRAVTSLPAPRHPLAIPGREHGDETGGDPTTLHRRRLSGDELDSWGLLPKHPDWAAGLRDRWTPGSAGAHERLDAFVRGGVGAYPDEHDLPAEDGTSSLSPHLRFGEISPFEVWHAVERHRARAPRDAAGASAFLRQIVWREFAYHLLYHLPSLGTENMREEFDRFPWEEPDAAELEAWQQGRTGIPLVDAGMRELWTTGVMHNRVRMVVASFLVKNMRVDWRVGERWFWDTLVDADPASNALNWQWVAGSGPDAAPYFRVFNPELQASKFDPHGEYLKRWLPELGTDDYPEPMLDLKESRKAALEAYATIR, from the coding sequence ATGAGCGAGTCGACGAGTGTGATGTGGTTTCGCGACGACCTGCGCGTGCGCGACAACCCGGCACTCCGCGCGGCGGTCGAGCACGGCGGGCCGATCGTGTGCCTCTACGTGCTCGACGACGAGAGCGAGAATCTGCGCCCCCTCGGCGGCGCCTCGCGCTGGTGGCTGCACGGCAGCCTGAGCGCACTCGCCGAGGAGCTGCGGGAACTCGGACTGAGCCTCACCCTCCGCCGCGGGCCTGCCGGCGAGGTGGTACGGGGCGTCGTCGACGAGACGGATGCGGGGGCCGTGTTCTGGAACCGCCGCTACGGCGAGGCGGAGCGCGCGATCGACACCGACCTCAAGTCGACGCTGAAAGACGAGCGCGGCCTCGACGTGCGGAGCTTTCAGGCGAACCTGCTCGCCGAACCCTGGACGGTGCAGACCGGTCAAGGCGGCTGGTACAAGGTGTTCACCCCCTTCTACCGCGCCGTGACGTCGTTGCCGGCGCCTCGACATCCGCTCGCCATACCGGGGCGGGAGCACGGCGACGAGACGGGCGGGGACCCCACGACGCTCCACCGCCGCCGACTGTCTGGTGACGAGCTCGACTCGTGGGGGCTGCTGCCGAAGCACCCCGACTGGGCGGCCGGCCTCCGCGACCGATGGACCCCCGGCTCCGCCGGTGCCCACGAGCGCCTCGATGCCTTCGTGCGCGGCGGTGTCGGCGCCTACCCCGACGAGCACGACCTGCCCGCCGAAGACGGCACCTCGAGCCTCAGCCCGCACCTGCGGTTCGGCGAGATCAGCCCGTTCGAGGTGTGGCACGCGGTGGAACGGCACCGGGCCCGCGCGCCGCGGGACGCGGCAGGAGCATCCGCTTTTCTGCGTCAGATCGTCTGGCGCGAGTTCGCCTATCACCTGCTGTACCACCTGCCCTCCCTCGGCACGGAGAACATGCGCGAAGAATTCGACCGGTTCCCCTGGGAGGAGCCGGACGCCGCCGAGTTGGAGGCGTGGCAGCAGGGTCGCACGGGCATCCCGCTGGTCGACGCGGGAATGCGCGAACTGTGGACAACCGGGGTTATGCACAACCGGGTGCGGATGGTGGTGGCGTCGTTCCTTGTGAAGAACATGAGGGTCGACTGGCGCGTGGGCGAGCGGTGGTTCTGGGACACGCTGGTCGACGCCGACCCGGCAAGCAACGCGCTGAACTGGCAGTGGGTGGCGGGGTCGGGGCCGGATGCCGCGCCGTACTTCCGGGTCTTCAATCCTGAGTTGCAGGCGTCGAAGTTCGACCCGCACGGGGAGTACCTCAAGCGCTGGCTGCCCGAGCTCGGCACCGACGACTACCCCGAACCGATGCTCGACCTGAAGGAGTCGCGCAAGGCCGCCCTCGAGGCCTACGCCACGATTAGGTAG
- a CDS encoding FAD-dependent oxidoreductase, whose protein sequence is MKARLDTLVGRITMYNLVVVVLAALAVIAVIASAFGQLFYTPAQMGLSLVVLLAVTVISSWGLARLFRTRAHLPSAAITALLLFFVFMPSDDPATLGSLALAAFLASASKFVLAWRGKHIFNPVAIAAVVMTVSTLYGAAWWVATPVLLPFVAVGAFLVLYRTRKLSLGLTFIVLATVLNLGRMMLLGTSLGDALWLAVGSFPVIFLAGFMLSEPLTLPPRRWQQLVVAAIVAVLFSIPFQVGPVYSSPELALVLGNVVAFAFGQRRGVRLRYLGSRALTPTTAAFDFAPLGPVRFTPGQYLELALPHAKPDSRGTRRVFSLASAPGEGVSGSLVSVGLKLPQPSSSFKKALVGLEPGTVVRSPWVGGDFVLPADASEPLILAAGGIGITPFVSQLADRTQGGSRPADVVLVYSVSAPDELAYLPELEASGIRVLVTAPTQPERMPFGWEYLGAGRVTASVLREAIGDIAGRRGYVSGPPGYVDHVSAELRKAGAKRVHTDQFAGY, encoded by the coding sequence ATGAAAGCCCGTCTCGACACCCTCGTCGGTCGCATCACGATGTACAACCTGGTCGTCGTCGTGCTCGCAGCCCTCGCCGTGATCGCGGTGATCGCCTCGGCGTTCGGGCAGCTGTTCTACACGCCCGCGCAGATGGGGCTGTCGCTCGTGGTGCTGCTCGCGGTCACGGTGATCTCGAGCTGGGGCTTGGCGAGGCTGTTCCGCACGCGGGCGCACCTGCCGTCGGCAGCGATCACCGCCCTCCTGCTGTTCTTCGTGTTCATGCCGAGCGACGACCCCGCGACCCTGGGCTCCCTTGCGCTCGCCGCGTTCCTCGCCTCGGCCTCGAAGTTCGTGCTCGCCTGGCGCGGCAAGCACATCTTCAACCCGGTTGCCATCGCCGCCGTCGTCATGACCGTGTCGACGCTCTACGGCGCGGCCTGGTGGGTGGCGACGCCCGTACTGCTGCCCTTCGTGGCCGTCGGCGCCTTCCTCGTGCTCTACCGCACGCGCAAGCTGAGCCTGGGGCTCACCTTCATCGTGCTCGCCACCGTGCTGAACCTCGGCCGCATGATGCTTCTCGGCACGTCTCTCGGCGACGCCCTCTGGCTCGCCGTCGGCTCGTTCCCCGTCATCTTCCTCGCCGGCTTCATGCTGAGCGAGCCGCTCACCCTCCCCCCGCGTCGCTGGCAGCAGCTGGTCGTCGCGGCGATCGTCGCGGTGCTGTTCTCCATCCCGTTCCAGGTGGGCCCCGTGTACTCCTCGCCAGAGCTCGCGCTGGTGCTCGGCAACGTGGTCGCCTTCGCCTTCGGGCAGCGGCGGGGCGTCCGGTTGCGGTACCTGGGCTCGCGTGCACTCACTCCGACGACTGCGGCGTTCGACTTCGCGCCCCTCGGCCCGGTGCGGTTCACGCCCGGCCAGTACCTCGAGCTGGCGCTGCCTCACGCGAAGCCCGACTCCCGCGGCACGCGCCGGGTGTTCAGCCTTGCCTCAGCGCCGGGCGAGGGGGTGTCGGGTTCGCTCGTCAGCGTCGGGCTCAAGCTGCCCCAGCCGTCGAGCTCGTTCAAGAAGGCGCTGGTCGGGCTGGAGCCCGGCACCGTCGTGCGCTCGCCCTGGGTGGGCGGCGACTTCGTGCTGCCCGCCGACGCCTCGGAACCGCTGATCCTCGCCGCTGGCGGCATCGGCATCACGCCCTTCGTGTCGCAGCTCGCCGATCGCACGCAGGGCGGGTCGCGGCCCGCCGACGTCGTGCTCGTGTACTCCGTCTCGGCGCCCGACGAACTCGCGTACCTGCCCGAGCTCGAGGCGAGCGGCATCCGGGTACTGGTGACAGCGCCCACGCAACCCGAGCGGATGCCGTTCGGCTGGGAGTACCTCGGTGCGGGCCGCGTGACGGCCTCTGTGTTGCGGGAGGCGATCGGCGACATCGCCGGGCGGCGCGGCTACGTCTCGGGGCCGCCCGGATACGTCGACCACGTGTCGGCCGAGTTGCGCAAGGCGGGCGCGAAGCGCGTTCACACCGATCAGTTCGCGGGGTACTGA
- a CDS encoding FAD:protein FMN transferase: MNASAYPDATNAVTLVARAPERFDFEAIGTSWQIETPAGSPLPEPLRRAVAERIERFDAAYSRFRAGSLLASLARAPGSVEFPEDSLALFDLYDRLVRATSGAVDPLIGRSLELLGYDAAYSLTPSQPTPLEQRVQDERGRASWFTDIDRDGRVVSSTRPVVIDVGAAGKGYLVDLVSALLVEHGLTEFVVDASGDLRHQGPADATPVRIGLEHPLQPGKAIGVATLANASLCASASNRRAWGDGHHHILDARTGSPAREVIATWVVAADTALADGLATALFFTGAHELAKTFHFSYVRMYADGRAERSRDFPGELFS; this comes from the coding sequence ATGAACGCGTCGGCATATCCTGACGCCACGAACGCGGTCACCCTCGTCGCCCGGGCGCCTGAGCGCTTCGACTTCGAGGCGATCGGCACCTCGTGGCAGATCGAGACGCCCGCCGGATCGCCTCTCCCCGAGCCGCTCCGACGGGCCGTCGCCGAGCGCATCGAGCGCTTCGACGCGGCATACTCGCGGTTCCGCGCCGGCTCCCTCCTCGCCTCGCTCGCCCGGGCGCCCGGCTCCGTCGAGTTCCCCGAAGACTCGCTCGCGCTGTTCGACCTCTACGACCGGCTCGTCAGGGCCACCTCAGGTGCTGTCGACCCGTTGATCGGTCGATCCCTCGAACTGCTGGGCTACGACGCCGCCTACAGCCTCACCCCGTCGCAGCCCACCCCCCTCGAGCAGCGGGTTCAGGATGAACGGGGCCGCGCATCCTGGTTCACCGACATCGATCGAGACGGCCGGGTCGTGTCGAGCACGCGCCCCGTCGTCATCGACGTGGGGGCTGCGGGCAAGGGGTACCTGGTCGACCTCGTCTCGGCGCTGCTGGTCGAGCACGGCCTGACGGAGTTCGTCGTCGACGCCAGCGGCGACCTGCGACATCAGGGGCCGGCCGACGCGACCCCTGTGCGGATCGGCCTCGAGCATCCGCTGCAGCCCGGAAAGGCGATCGGCGTCGCCACCCTCGCCAACGCCTCGCTGTGCGCCTCGGCGAGCAACCGGCGGGCGTGGGGTGACGGGCACCACCACATCCTCGACGCCCGCACCGGCAGCCCGGCCCGAGAGGTCATCGCGACCTGGGTGGTCGCCGCCGACACGGCGCTCGCCGACGGTCTCGCCACCGCACTTTTCTTCACGGGTGCGCACGAGCTCGCGAAGACATTCCATTTCAGCTATGTACGCATGTACGCCGACGGGCGCGCCGAGCGTTCGCGTGACTTCCCCGGGGAGCTGTTCTCATGA
- a CDS encoding trimeric intracellular cation channel family protein, whose translation MIAEQFVTPFWLDLAATGLGSVQGAMFAAQFKDRRLDLLGVGLIGMVAGFGGGVIRDLLLNQVPAALESNWYIPVAIAAALVGMLLERLFNRLNVVITVLDALSLGLFCAIGTSKALAVGLPVVPAVFVGIVAAVGGGMLRDILLGMPIGVMHVGSLYAVAAGAGALFLVAATASGSDITVAGVGCVIVTTLIRLLAVRFGWSLPEQRTLSTLRRLRRQRSGRTGPTEI comes from the coding sequence ATGATCGCCGAGCAGTTCGTCACGCCGTTCTGGCTCGACCTCGCGGCCACCGGCCTCGGCAGCGTGCAGGGCGCCATGTTCGCCGCCCAGTTCAAAGACCGCCGACTCGACCTGCTGGGTGTGGGCCTCATCGGGATGGTCGCCGGCTTCGGCGGCGGTGTCATCCGCGATCTCCTGCTCAACCAGGTGCCCGCGGCGCTCGAGTCGAACTGGTACATCCCGGTCGCCATCGCCGCGGCCCTCGTCGGCATGCTCCTCGAGCGCCTGTTCAATCGTCTCAACGTCGTCATCACCGTGCTCGACGCCTTGAGCCTCGGCCTCTTCTGCGCCATCGGCACGAGCAAGGCGCTCGCGGTGGGCCTCCCTGTGGTGCCCGCCGTCTTCGTCGGCATCGTCGCGGCGGTCGGCGGCGGCATGCTGCGCGACATCCTGCTGGGCATGCCGATCGGCGTCATGCACGTCGGTTCGCTCTATGCGGTCGCGGCGGGCGCCGGCGCTCTCTTCCTGGTGGCCGCCACCGCATCCGGTTCCGACATCACCGTGGCCGGGGTCGGCTGTGTCATCGTCACCACCCTCATCCGTCTGCTCGCCGTGCGATTCGGCTGGAGCCTGCCCGAGCAGCGCACCCTCAGCACCTTGCGGCGACTGCGCCGTCAGCGCTCCGGGCGCACCGGCCCTACCGAGATCTGA